The genomic window ATGACTCTGTTCCAACATTAAACCTGTCggcgttttttttgttttgaaggtgatCAGAATTTGGAAGGAAGAAGACATACTCCTAGAAAAGACCTTCAAAGCAACCGTAAGTGTCAACATGGCCGTCAAGTGGTTCAGAGGATGTCTCGTCTGATCGTGTCTCACTGTAGAAATGTTTATTCATTGTCTGTGTGACACTTCAAGGCAAGGGAACAAGCCTGTTGTCATACAGACGGATCAGACAGAATTATTCTCTTGGGTATAATCACATACATTTCAGTCAgtctttaaagtgtttctttcaGAGTATGAAGCAGTTTGTAtcagatatactgtatgtcaagTACGTCTTCACTGCTTTGTCCcagttattgttattgttattgttaatgttaatgtcGGTCCAGACCTCTGAAATCCTGATGAGCAGAATGAATCCTCTGGAGCTGTCATGTTTGATGTGGGTTTGCAAAGCCAGGAGCGTTACCTAAAACGAGACGCTGTAGACGTCCGTTGTTGTTCTTGTGCTCTGAGTTCTGTCACGAAATCAAAGATGTATTCAGTGATGTAAGGGTTTACATAATGACAAGGCTCTATTGCGACCCTTGCCTGTGGAAAAGCCTTAGACGGTTGGCCAGTTAACCAGCTCTGCACCGGCCCCTAGTTCACTTcggtggaaaaggggtataaaTGACCTCGAACCCATTTAATGGCTGTGAGCTCtttgttattttcatttccaTAATCTAGTATCCTAATATTCATGAGAAGATCAACATCATCCTTGTGACTGCAGTAGTTACGAGAACTCTCCACACTGACATCCACAGAAAAAGTGCCTCCTTGGTGTTCCCCTTCCTGCCTCCTTTTCCTCATTCCTCCTTCTGCTCTTTCCTCACATGTTCTCTTCAGGTGTCATCGGATATCCGGAGGGTCCACAGTGTACCTGGAGAGGAGCCTGTGGTTTTGTTCCAAAGAGGAGCTGTGAGACTCCTGGACTCTCTCCTTTCTGCTCCCCAGCAGCCCATCGAGGAAGTCCTTTCTCAAGAAGAGGCAATTCGGTAAGTTTTGCCCCTTCCTTTGTGCTTTCCGGTGCTCCAAATGCAAAGTCCAGAGAAGAGAAGCCCtgttcagactgctgtttcaaggCGTGCTGTATACGCCCCTGTGATGTTTCATCCTTAATCTGAATATTCGATTCCCCCTCTCTGAGGTCGTAACAGAGGTGAGATGTTTTCAGAGGACAAACCAAAGCCTGCTGACTTGTAATTGGTCGATTCGGCTCGCACTTCAAATgtactacaaacagaaaccagaacacttttCATGCTGCCAATCTAGATTCTGCTTTTCaatgtagaatctgtaaatagagattatATATTTTCTCTGATGAGTTTTAGtcaatcaaagtgttttttttttttttgtcgggtattgatttttgttttctcctcaggtGGAGTACTCTCGTAGTGGTGGAGTCACAGCAGTTTGTCATCTTCACAACTGAACAGGTAACAAAAAGATTTATGGCAAAAGATACCAAACTCTCCCTTTGGTCAGATTATTACAAGTTTTAATATTCTCTGTATTTGGATGGAAAATGCCCGTCAGCCTAAGGACTGTTTTTTGGATCATTTTTCTCTCCATAGAAATGTGCACCAACTCTTTTTTATGATATTTTATAAGACCtcattgtcttaaaaaaaaacctctcattGTCTTTCCACAGAAAGGAGAGAATTTCCTCTACCTGCAGAGGCTGAAACCAAACACCCTGCAGAGGTACCgattggagagagaggagcctgGCCTGTCCCCGCTCAGCTTCTCTGCATCCTACACCGACAAACACATCCGCCTGCTTTATCTCTGTAAGCCCGAGCTTCCTGCAAACATATTTTGAGTGTCAGTAATTGACTGCACAGGATGGTTTTGAggaattagaaataaaaaaaaatgaggcaCATTTCAGTTTTGTAGTAGAGAGAAGTGGATGATCCTGTTGAAGTCTGTTTTACTATAGACATACCATGCCTGTAAACGACCACAAGGGGGCCTTTTCTATTCTGTTTCctcagttttcatttttaacttttgttcTGTCATCCACTCCAGACCCTAACGGTCATGTGTACCAGAGTGTGGTCTCTGTGAGGGGTCTGGGTGCTGAAGAGGGGGCCCAGGCTCTCCCGCTGCCCCGCAGCCTGCTGCTCGTACTTCCTGTCGGTGAGGGTCTGCTGGAGGCAGCGTCGGCCCTGGTCCTGGATGAAGCCCATGTAGCCGTCGTAGGGGTTCCACACCCCTCAGCCGGAGCTGGAAAAGGTAAATACAATTTTATAACAGAGCCTCTAAAGACGACACTAAAGTTCTCTACTCAGACGTGAGTGTGTCCAGGTTTTCTGATGTGATCAGCCTCAAACCCATGATAGATCAAATCTTAATGTACAGTGAGTCACATGGGCCACCTTTTCAGGTCAGAAAATTCTGAACTCTAGAATTTCAAAAAATTATTAGCCCCATACACTTTGCGATTCTGCAACAGTGTTTTAACGATACCCCGCCGCCATTACACCTTTGTACTTAGCATCTGCGTCGCTGTCACTGAGTGGGAATACTCATTGTGAAACTGAGATGCAGAAGTGCCAGAGGACCAAGAGAGGCACAGTGTGTAAACACTCAGTgtgagcttcacatacacaaactcgggcatgcacacacacacagcgctgtttcCCCTCGCTGGCGCTGATGTTATAAATGGCCAGTGTATTCCCCCCAATTACGCTTCTGATGCTGATCAGCAGTGGAACAAGTTTGCAGATCCATTCAGCCTCTATGGGTGTAACAGGGCGTAACTATCCGACATTAAACTGGTGATATGTAAACACAAGTGAAAGATTTAATTTAAACCCATTAGGATGCTCACTCATGTGACACCAGCATCTAAtgtgtttgttctttctttttcagactTTCTCTGCATCTGGAACACAAATTTCCAGACGCTTCAGGCAGGAAAAGAGATGGCGGGTAAAATCTATGGACAGGTAGGCcatctcctctttttctttttctgactgATGATTTATAGCCATGCTAGCAGCAGCGTCCTCGAGCTCATACAGGACTACCACCCGTTTGTGCTACTATGACCCCCCCATACCCCAAAATCCAGACTACGGGCCAAGGCTCCCTGTCCTCCCAGCTGCTGGGTGCTGATGGAGGACTGTAAGACTTTGGTAGATCATTGTGTCTGCTCTCCACTGTGACCGGGCCCCCTGTCCCTCCTCACAACTTCACTGCGGTTTACAATcttaaaacagacacacttacaAACTAGCTGTGCTGTCTACATGATCACTGTTAACTACATTcgtttcctctctttttctaaTCTAGCTGTGGAGTTTTTCCAACAAGTTGTTCATTCCACACGGCAAAGCGCTCTCGGTTATTCCGTACGAGTGTCCCAAATCATGCCTGGCCTCTGCGCTGGGAAAACTACGGCAGGCCAAGAGTGACGGTGAGATGAAACAAACCTGCAGTAGCTACTAGTGTGAAGAGACTTTGTGCAAATGTGTTAGGGCCATATGTATGAACAATTTAACATAATAATGGATTAATAACGATGCTGCATGTTCACTCAATAcagtttgtttgtcttcttcttctgactgctgcaGAGTCCAAAGCTCCAGCTTCTGTACCGTCTTGGAATAACCTTCTGCACGGGGAGAAAGCGCCGCCCTCCAGAGCGGTGGAGACGAGGAAAACGGTAATTCTTACAATGTGTTGAGTTTTAAAGATCAATAGAATTGCTGAGGCATAATTCTTACACAAACTGGCTTCAAGTCTTTCACAGATCAACATCATACAAAGTCATAGCTCTAATTTTGTTCCACTGTTCTTACAAAATTCCCGTTCTATGGAAAGAGGAAAAATGTTACTATATTCtacttaaaggtggagtcagtagaattgcttgtaaacacaacattcaaactgggcccctcctcctgggctcatcaccacctgaagctcactgcaggacgtagcaTGTACATTTACAGCTTGTAGccacactgcaagctaccgcacgctagcacaagctaacccccggtgtttgtcacctgcctgtccaacaggaagcagaccaactccacgtctgtaggtaaaagccaacacaaggtggCCGTGCAGGATTCAAATACCTCCTAGACTGGCACAATTtctaaaaagaataaattatcTGCTTCTGCACAGTTATTAaacttgtgtatttttctgaatTGAGGGACATCTGAGGAGTAATATTTAAGTGCTGCTTCTGTCAACTGGGTCTCCTatagtttgatttttctttctttctatgcAGAGAACAACCCGCAAGTCCCAGTCAGCGCCTAGTTCAACATTTGACCAAGTTCTGGAGCTCATCAAGGTAAAACTTTGGCTCTTTGAATGGCTCGCTGACGAGTacaggaagtctttttaaaatgtgttgattaTAACTAAGATCTAATGTCCTCATGCAGACTGCACCAGCAGAAGAGATCCAGAAGGAGGTGGATGGGCTCATTTCCAGGTCAGACATGCAGGATCTGCAGCCCTCCGTCGGGCAGCTAGCATCGGCCCTTGTGTCCCGGAGCCTGGATGATGCCGCTTTCTACACACCCAGTACCCTTGCACAGCTAGTGCACACTCGCTCCCTGTGCCACAGGTCAGTACAGCCTGGATAGACGATTTAATCATCCGTcctctttgtgcatgtgtttcagGGATTTAATGCTTTTATAAATTCAAGAACCTGCGTTTGAATTCAATTGTAATCATTGCCCTAGTTGCaaagtaaatgtatttattgaatcTAACAGTATCTCTATATACTGGAAGAGGAACTCgactattgttttttttttttttttttggtaactgTTAAGTGTTAACCATCCTCAtctttatcagtgtgtgtccTGACCTCGTGCTCCTGGCCCTGGAGAGGAAGGACTACTTTCTGTGTCAGCTCTGCCTGCAGTTCTTCCCCGACATCCCGGAAGCTGTCACCTGTGCCTGTCTTAAGACTTTCATCAGGTATTTAAagtccacttcctgtttaatcAACACTAGAACCCACTCTATGAATGTGTTATGCATGATGCTATCATTAGGAGGGCACAAAGTTAGTGCTgtcaatcaatttaaaaatgaatcatgaCCAGTCACACTTCTGAAACACTCCAAATGTGCCACATTGATATGCAAAGAAAGCTAGGAGCGGCCTGTTGCAAAGACGCCCCCTGGAGCTGCCTCTGCTGCCCAGCCGAAATGACCCGAGTGCATCCAGCTTGTTGTGCTTGCACTCTGCATACGGAGGCGCCTACTATGCAACATTGGGAtgcaaactctcagacagctacGTTTGCACTTGGACAGCGACTGTTTTAGCCAGATGTTGCCACGCCACCCAACTT from Labrus bergylta chromosome 1, fLabBer1.1, whole genome shotgun sequence includes these protein-coding regions:
- the nol11 gene encoding nucleolar protein 11-like, with product MAALYEGYTLCGLVPAQNQSNSGIQEVEEERDCDHVLVTDSTRSVTLYKVSDQKPLSSWTVKQGQTLTCPAVYNSQTKEYVAVSDNKVIRIWKEEDILLEKTFKATVSSDIRRVHSVPGEEPVVLFQRGAVRLLDSLLSAPQQPIEEVLSQEEAIRWSTLVVVESQQFVIFTTEQKGENFLYLQRLKPNTLQRYRLEREEPGLSPLSFSASYTDKHIRLLYLYPNGHVYQSVVSVRGLGAEEGAQALPLPRSLLLVLPVGEGLLEAASALVLDEAHVAVVGVPHPSAGAGKDFLCIWNTNFQTLQAGKEMAGKIYGQLWSFSNKLFIPHGKALSVIPYECPKSCLASALGKLRQAKSDESKAPASVPSWNNLLHGEKAPPSRAVETRKTRTTRKSQSAPSSTFDQVLELIKTAPAEEIQKEVDGLISRSDMQDLQPSVGQLASALVSRSLDDAAFYTPSTLAQLVHTRSLCHSVCPDLVLLALERKDYFLCQLCLQFFPDIPEAVTCACLKTFISMSDVDAEKVSLEPDSVSFMETLMAGERGPVGLQNGFSPTSCDEERSDTLSGGGAVINTRAEDKEKISTPPEQICPVGLHKTVLLNEVLLTAYSDTYLLPHLKDLSSQQVVLFLQYLQYLYLKYSQDGFPQMNGLRSPSLSQVMDWVCLLLDAHFTVLVMTPEAKGLLLNLHRFVKSQVRLVSELGKIEGSLQELNKMKGTKTDVGQYSIEVIELF